A DNA window from Scomber japonicus isolate fScoJap1 chromosome 14, fScoJap1.pri, whole genome shotgun sequence contains the following coding sequences:
- the LOC128373125 gene encoding LOW QUALITY PROTEIN: uncharacterized protein LOC128373125 (The sequence of the model RefSeq protein was modified relative to this genomic sequence to represent the inferred CDS: inserted 2 bases in 1 codon; substituted 2 bases at 2 genomic stop codons): RRREGRDGRKRGKERRKGGKEGRKREEERKREGRKEREKEGRKEGGKKEGRKGGKEGKEGREEGKEERKREGRKEREKEGRKGRKEGEEGRKEGKERREGGMERRKKEGKEEGKKKEGRREEREKEGRXGRREERRKERRNRKEERKREGRKEREKEGRKEERRKEXERREGREGGKGGRKGKEERKREGRKEREKEGRKGRKEGKEGKEXRKEGKKEGKEERKREGGKEGKEGKEGRKEGRRKERREERREERRRKEGGK, translated from the exons agacggagggaaggaagggatggaaggaaaagagggaaggaaagaaggaagggaggaaaggagggaagaaagagagaa gaggaaagaaagagagaaggaaggaaagaaagagagaaggagggaaggaaggaaggaggaaagaaggaaggaaggaaaggagggaaggaagggaaggagggaagggaggaaggaaaggaggaaagaaagagagaaggaaggaaagaaagagagaaggagggaaggaagggaaggaaagaaggggaggagggaaggaaggaagggaaggaaagaagggaaggagggatggaaagaaggaagaaggaaggaaaggaggaaggaaagaagaaggaaggaaggagggaagaaagagagaaggagggaaggtagggaaggagggaggaaagaaggaaggaaagaaggaaca ggaaggaggaaagaaagagagaaggaaggaaagaaagagagaaggagggaaggaaggaggaaagaaggaagga ggaaaggagggaaggaagggaaggagggaagggaggaaggaaaggaaaggaggaaagaaagagagaaggaaggaaagaaagagagaaggagggaaggaagggaaggaaagaagggaaggaagggaaggagtgaaggaaagaaggaaagaaggaaggaaaggaggaaagaaagagagaaggagggaaggaagggaaggaagggaaggagggaaggaaagaaggaagaaggaaggaaaggagggaggaaaggagggaggaaagaagaaggaaggaaggaggaaag